One segment of Streptomyces sp. NBC_01463 DNA contains the following:
- a CDS encoding GAF domain-containing protein, translating into MTTSHTLGRLLLTPVDSDARVRTQRLRSLGLGERPDASFDNFDAFADRVAEVTEVPFSMVNFIDGNRQFYAGLHTPAGTRKGSDLGAAAAGSGRGGRYVALDHGYCPHVVVRRKALVLEDVCDYPRFAGNPVVDDIGIRSYLGAPLIDRTGIALGAVCAVDIVPRPWGRAGLDTIKSLAQELVGHIHRREDNILGL; encoded by the coding sequence GTGACGACCTCGCACACCCTCGGGCGGCTGCTGCTGACCCCCGTCGACAGCGACGCCCGGGTCCGCACCCAGCGGCTGCGCAGCCTCGGCCTGGGGGAGCGGCCCGACGCCTCGTTCGACAACTTCGACGCCTTCGCCGACCGGGTGGCCGAAGTGACCGAGGTGCCCTTCTCGATGGTCAACTTCATCGACGGGAACCGCCAGTTCTACGCCGGGCTGCACACCCCGGCGGGCACCCGCAAGGGTTCCGACCTGGGGGCCGCGGCGGCGGGCAGCGGCCGGGGCGGGCGGTATGTGGCGCTCGACCACGGCTACTGCCCGCACGTCGTCGTCCGGCGCAAGGCGCTGGTCCTGGAGGACGTCTGCGACTATCCCCGCTTCGCCGGGAACCCGGTCGTCGACGACATAGGCATCCGCTCCTACCTCGGGGCGCCACTCATCGACCGCACGGGCATCGCCCTGGGCGCCGTCTGCGCCGTGGACATCGTGCCCCGCCCGTGGGGGCGGGCGGGGCTCGACACCATCAAGTCCCTGGCGCAGGAGCTCGTCGGGCACATCCACCGGCGGGAGGACAACATCCTCGGACTCTGA
- a CDS encoding esterase family protein has product MSGEERPPGRRSVIRAVGGISAALALGAGNVLATAPAARAAGDGFGLRIVERGESDPRMWWYRFATDAIGWNPAVNVLLPDGYHTGGRRYPVLYLLHGGGTDQDFITFDRAGVREWTAGRPVIVVMPDGGHAGWYSNPVSSNAGPRNWETFHIAQLLPWIDANFRTYAEYDGRAVAGFSMGGFGALKYAAKYYGHFASVSAHSGPASLRRDAGLVTHWANASSAAVELAGGTVYGVPLWDEARVGADNPVERIESYRNKRVFLVAGTSPDPVNWFDQVNENQVLAGQREFRARLGDAGIAHEWYEEPGGHLFRVPLFLRDLDGIIARLRKA; this is encoded by the coding sequence ATGAGCGGTGAGGAGCGGCCGCCCGGCCGCAGAAGCGTCATCAGGGCGGTGGGCGGTATCTCCGCGGCGCTGGCGCTCGGCGCCGGGAACGTCCTCGCCACCGCCCCGGCGGCCCGTGCAGCCGGAGACGGCTTCGGGCTGCGCATCGTGGAACGCGGCGAGAGCGACCCCCGGATGTGGTGGTACCGGTTCGCGACCGACGCGATCGGCTGGAACCCCGCGGTGAACGTCCTGCTTCCCGACGGCTACCACACCGGCGGACGCCGCTACCCGGTGCTCTACCTGCTGCACGGCGGCGGCACGGACCAGGACTTCATCACGTTCGACCGGGCGGGCGTCCGGGAGTGGACGGCCGGCAGGCCGGTCATCGTCGTGATGCCGGACGGCGGACACGCGGGCTGGTACTCCAACCCGGTCAGCTCGAACGCCGGCCCCAGGAACTGGGAGACCTTCCACATCGCCCAGCTGCTGCCCTGGATCGACGCCAACTTCCGTACCTACGCCGAGTACGACGGGCGGGCCGTCGCCGGATTCTCGATGGGCGGCTTCGGGGCGCTGAAGTACGCGGCCAAGTACTACGGCCACTTCGCCTCGGTGAGCGCCCACTCAGGACCGGCCAGCCTGCGCCGGGACGCGGGACTGGTCACGCACTGGGCCAACGCCTCGTCGGCGGCCGTCGAACTGGCCGGCGGCACGGTCTACGGCGTTCCGCTGTGGGACGAGGCCAGGGTCGGCGCGGACAACCCGGTGGAGCGGATCGAGAGCTACCGGAACAAGCGGGTCTTCCTGGTCGCGGGCACCAGCCCCGATCCCGTCAACTGGTTCGACCAGGTCAACGAGAACCAGGTGCTCGCCGGCCAGCGGGAGTTCCGCGCCCGCCTCGGTGACGCGGGCATCGCCCACGAGTGGTACGAGGAGCCCGGCGGACACCTCTTCCGCGTCCCCCTGTTCCTCCGCGACCTCGACGGCATCATCGCCCGGCTCCGCAAGGCGTAG
- a CDS encoding winged helix-turn-helix domain-containing protein, translated as MLRVHFTSEDLARVRVAPGPDFLWEISNSVQTLQRRDGERVFGAWRRWVRPRLSDGPRLLSSLLPPRGYSPDFLTPTSGDRATLHAAVDTLLSTPRPRLRTDLAHLASSLQPPGWVRSLAGGDADALQRLGGALRTYQREALAPYWQRVHAHVDADRAVRLHSLLDGGTEGLLAGLGPQFRWRPPVLEVTYPVDQQLRLRGRGLVLQPSFFCWPTPITLADGDLPPVLVYPIHHAPDWAVPAPAAPGSRDTEGSGPLGPLLGHTRAGILRATRTGCSTVEAARLLDVTHPAVSQHLNVLRAAGLVATVRRAGRSFHVATAEGRALLAAEQRGR; from the coding sequence ATGCTGCGGGTGCACTTCACGTCCGAGGACCTGGCACGGGTCCGGGTGGCTCCCGGACCGGACTTCCTCTGGGAGATCAGCAACAGCGTGCAGACCCTGCAACGGCGCGACGGCGAGCGCGTGTTCGGCGCCTGGCGCCGCTGGGTGCGGCCGAGGCTCTCCGACGGCCCCCGGCTGCTGTCCTCGTTACTGCCCCCGCGCGGCTACTCGCCGGACTTCCTCACCCCCACGTCCGGCGACCGCGCCACGCTGCACGCGGCCGTGGACACCCTCCTGAGCACCCCGCGCCCACGGCTGCGCACCGATCTCGCGCACCTGGCCTCCTCGCTCCAGCCACCCGGCTGGGTCCGCTCGTTGGCCGGTGGTGACGCCGACGCCCTGCAGCGGCTCGGCGGAGCCCTGCGTACGTACCAGCGCGAGGCCCTCGCACCGTACTGGCAGCGCGTCCACGCCCACGTCGACGCCGACCGGGCCGTCCGGCTGCACAGCCTCCTCGACGGCGGGACCGAGGGACTGCTGGCGGGCCTCGGGCCGCAGTTCCGCTGGCGGCCGCCCGTACTGGAAGTGACGTACCCCGTCGACCAGCAGCTGCGGCTGCGCGGCCGGGGTCTCGTGCTGCAGCCCTCGTTCTTCTGCTGGCCGACGCCGATCACCCTGGCCGACGGGGACCTGCCGCCCGTCCTCGTCTACCCCATCCACCACGCCCCGGACTGGGCCGTGCCGGCCCCCGCCGCCCCCGGGTCCCGTGACACCGAGGGCTCCGGTCCGCTGGGACCCCTGCTCGGACACACCCGCGCGGGCATCCTGCGCGCCACCCGCACCGGCTGCTCCACCGTCGAGGCGGCCAGGCTCCTGGACGTGACGCACCCCGCCGTCAGCCAGCACCTGAACGTGCTGCGGGCGGCGGGCCTGGTCGCCACCGTGCGCAGGGCCGGGCGGTCCTTCCACGTCGCCACCGCCGAAGGGCGCGCCCTGCTGGCCGCCGAGCAGCGAGGCCGCTGA
- a CDS encoding ATP-binding protein produces the protein MSQLRAPDARPERREGGRHGRPGPRSHSAAARPRAARPSPEARIRPQLLRTAVLPAVAVALAGAAAVIFTARAGTVRPSTELWVALGSAGALAIAAMAAAFLAANRVATTVLGRCLALRRVSAQGQADLQRVVEQLRNGEPVPARRPPQPVAPGSDGFELLAQELGRQQESAVAAVVQAARLTEHTGEDQKVEVFVNLARRLQSLVHREIQLLDELEHQVEDPDLLKGLFHVDHLATRIRRHAENLAVLGGAVSRRQWSNPVTMTEVLRSAIAEVEQYPRVKLVPPIDGTLRGHAVADVIHLLAELVENATVFSAPHTQVLLRAQRVTAGLALEVEDRGLGLPGDEQKRMNALLADPDQVNVARLLQDGRIGLFVVASLARRHGIAVRLQSNIYGGTQAVLVLPQSLLGADEDASGEAGGAPVPPLGPAHRPAPQDDTADRRVPAPEPGPAPEPERRAYVPNQQLRMHRPGQQTPRQGEGPPLPLRAERLDRPGPADTRPGIRAVDDAVPALPQETGVVRGTMGRPQLPRRANQEHLVPQLREAPAPRSEEEPTLHDPGLVAAFRRGIDLAEARAETEDEPGADDVPGFAVQDPAPDTRHPLDPLPVRGAAPVELLGAGAFHSDQEPLEANVNTTKE, from the coding sequence ATGTCTCAACTTCGCGCACCCGACGCGCGACCGGAACGACGAGAGGGCGGGCGGCACGGCCGACCGGGTCCCCGTTCCCACTCGGCCGCGGCCAGACCGCGCGCTGCCCGGCCGTCCCCCGAGGCGCGTATACGCCCCCAACTCCTGCGCACCGCAGTGCTGCCGGCCGTCGCCGTCGCCCTGGCCGGCGCCGCTGCCGTCATCTTCACCGCCCGGGCCGGCACCGTCCGGCCGTCCACGGAGCTCTGGGTGGCGCTCGGCTCCGCCGGCGCGCTCGCGATCGCCGCGATGGCCGCCGCCTTCCTGGCGGCCAACCGGGTCGCCACCACCGTCCTCGGCCGCTGTCTGGCCCTGCGCCGGGTCAGTGCGCAGGGCCAGGCCGATCTGCAACGGGTGGTGGAACAGCTCCGCAACGGCGAACCCGTGCCCGCGCGGCGTCCCCCGCAGCCCGTGGCACCCGGCAGCGACGGCTTCGAACTGCTGGCCCAGGAACTCGGACGCCAGCAGGAGAGCGCTGTCGCCGCCGTCGTCCAGGCTGCCCGGCTCACCGAGCACACCGGCGAGGACCAGAAGGTCGAGGTCTTCGTCAATCTCGCCCGCCGCCTCCAGTCCCTGGTGCACCGGGAGATCCAGCTGCTCGACGAGCTGGAGCACCAGGTCGAGGACCCCGATCTGCTCAAGGGCCTCTTCCACGTCGACCACCTGGCCACGCGCATCCGCCGGCACGCGGAGAATCTCGCCGTCCTCGGCGGCGCCGTCTCCCGGCGGCAGTGGAGCAACCCGGTCACGATGACCGAGGTGCTGCGCTCGGCCATCGCCGAGGTCGAGCAGTACCCGCGGGTCAAGCTCGTGCCCCCGATCGACGGCACGCTCCGCGGGCACGCCGTGGCCGACGTGATCCACCTCCTCGCCGAACTGGTCGAGAACGCCACCGTGTTCTCCGCCCCGCACACCCAGGTCCTGCTCCGGGCCCAGCGCGTCACCGCGGGCCTCGCCCTGGAGGTGGAGGACCGCGGCCTCGGCCTGCCGGGCGACGAGCAGAAGCGGATGAACGCCCTGCTCGCCGATCCCGACCAGGTCAATGTCGCCCGGCTCCTCCAGGACGGCCGGATCGGTCTGTTCGTCGTGGCCTCGCTGGCCCGCAGGCACGGCATCGCCGTACGGCTGCAGAGCAACATCTACGGCGGCACCCAGGCGGTCCTCGTCCTCCCGCAGTCCCTGCTCGGGGCCGACGAGGACGCATCCGGCGAGGCCGGCGGCGCCCCGGTCCCGCCACTCGGCCCCGCGCACCGCCCGGCGCCCCAGGACGACACCGCCGACCGGCGCGTCCCGGCCCCGGAACCCGGCCCCGCTCCCGAACCGGAGCGCCGCGCCTACGTACCGAACCAGCAGCTCCGGATGCACCGGCCGGGGCAGCAGACACCGCGTCAGGGCGAGGGCCCCCCGCTTCCGCTGCGTGCCGAGCGCCTCGACCGGCCCGGACCGGCCGATACCCGCCCCGGCATCCGCGCCGTGGACGACGCGGTACCGGCCCTGCCCCAGGAGACCGGGGTCGTGCGCGGCACGATGGGCCGCCCCCAGCTTCCCCGGCGGGCCAACCAGGAGCACCTGGTCCCGCAGCTCAGGGAGGCTCCCGCGCCACGCAGCGAGGAGGAGCCGACCCTGCACGACCCGGGTCTGGTGGCGGCCTTCCGGCGGGGCATCGACCTCGCCGAGGCGCGGGCCGAGACGGAGGACGAGCCCGGTGCGGACGACGTCCCCGGATTCGCGGTCCAGGACCCCGCGCCGGACACCCGGCACCCCCTGGACCCGCTGCCGGTACGCGGCGCCGCACCCGTGGAACTCCTCGGCGCCGGCGCGTTCCACAGCGACCAGGAACCACTCGAAGCCAACGTGAACACCACCAAGGAGTAG
- a CDS encoding roadblock/LC7 domain-containing protein produces the protein MATDMPSGQVSDLDWLLSGLVQRVPYTRSAVLLSADGLVKSLHGMDADSADHMAALAAGLYSLGRSAGARFGDNGEVRQVVVELDSTLLFVTTAGSGTCLAVLAGRNADAAVLGYEMTMLVKSVRPYLMTPTRQAAGVPGATGL, from the coding sequence ATGGCGACCGATATGCCGTCCGGTCAGGTCTCGGACCTCGACTGGCTGCTGAGCGGCCTGGTACAGCGCGTGCCCTACACGCGCAGCGCGGTCCTGCTCTCCGCCGACGGGCTGGTGAAATCCCTCCACGGCATGGACGCCGACAGCGCCGACCACATGGCGGCGCTGGCCGCCGGCCTGTACTCGCTGGGCCGCAGCGCCGGCGCCCGCTTCGGCGACAACGGAGAGGTCCGCCAGGTGGTGGTGGAACTCGACTCGACGCTCCTCTTCGTCACCACGGCCGGCTCCGGCACCTGTCTGGCGGTACTCGCCGGGCGGAACGCCGACGCCGCCGTGCTCGGCTACGAGATGACCATGCTGGTCAAGAGCGTCCGGCCGTATCTCATGACACCGACGAGACAAGCGGCCGGGGTGCCGGGCGCCACGGGGCTGTGA
- a CDS encoding MBL fold metallo-hydrolase: MTGADSKLPLRTRLRALRPAAFGADPGGARMERIRRSPNFADGVFQNPVGARTRPSGSALEFAKVYFRKEERVLRAPTGTVPVHATTLADLAQPPASGLRITWMGHSSVLAEIDGRRVLFDPVWGERCSPFAFAGPKRVHPAPLPLGTLGPVDVVVISHDHYDHLDLPTIRTLADTATVFAVPLGVGAHLERWGVPADRIHELDWNESTTVAGISLTATPARHFCGRGLRNQQHTLWASWAVAGPEHRIYHSGDTGYFPGFTEIGAEHGPFDATMIQIGAYSQYWPKDRTDSKPEPGAWPDIHMSPDEGVQAHLDLQGGDPSAGVMLPIHWGTFNLALHPWAEPAEWSMRATQVAGVTMASPRPGQPFEPADPPAVDPWWRGVAAEPAPGWGNWPPVHVQLPGGTETVAAPGLDHDRAARA; encoded by the coding sequence GTGACCGGCGCTGACTCCAAGCTTCCGCTCCGCACCCGGCTGCGTGCGCTGCGTCCCGCGGCCTTCGGGGCCGACCCGGGCGGAGCCCGTATGGAGCGCATCCGCCGTTCCCCCAACTTCGCCGACGGCGTCTTCCAGAACCCGGTGGGCGCCCGGACCAGACCGTCCGGATCCGCGCTGGAGTTCGCCAAGGTCTACTTCCGCAAGGAGGAGCGGGTCCTCAGGGCCCCGACCGGGACCGTGCCCGTGCACGCCACGACCCTCGCCGACCTGGCCCAGCCCCCCGCCTCCGGTCTGCGGATCACCTGGATGGGGCACTCCAGCGTGCTCGCCGAGATCGACGGCCGGCGGGTGCTCTTCGACCCGGTCTGGGGCGAGCGCTGTTCCCCCTTCGCCTTCGCAGGGCCCAAGCGGGTGCACCCGGCGCCGCTGCCCCTCGGCACGCTCGGCCCGGTCGACGTGGTCGTGATCTCGCACGACCACTACGACCACCTCGACCTGCCGACCATCCGCACCCTCGCGGACACGGCCACGGTCTTCGCGGTGCCGCTCGGCGTCGGCGCGCACCTGGAGCGCTGGGGCGTGCCGGCCGACCGGATCCACGAGCTCGACTGGAACGAGTCCACGACCGTCGCCGGGATCAGCCTCACCGCCACCCCCGCCCGGCACTTCTGCGGCCGCGGTCTGCGCAACCAGCAGCACACCCTCTGGGCGTCCTGGGCGGTCGCCGGGCCCGAGCACCGGATCTACCACAGCGGTGACACCGGCTATTTCCCCGGCTTCACGGAGATCGGCGCCGAGCACGGCCCCTTCGACGCGACCATGATCCAGATCGGCGCGTACAGCCAGTACTGGCCCAAGGACCGGACGGACAGCAAGCCGGAGCCGGGAGCGTGGCCGGACATTCACATGAGCCCCGACGAGGGGGTCCAGGCCCATCTCGACCTCCAGGGCGGCGACCCGTCGGCGGGCGTCATGCTGCCGATCCACTGGGGGACGTTCAACCTCGCCCTGCACCCGTGGGCCGAACCCGCCGAATGGTCGATGCGCGCCACCCAGGTCGCCGGAGTGACGATGGCGTCCCCGCGGCCGGGCCAGCCCTTCGAGCCCGCCGACCCGCCGGCCGTCGACCCCTGGTGGCGCGGCGTGGCGGCCGAGCCGGCCCCCGGATGGGGGAACTGGCCGCCGGTGCACGTCCAGCTTCCCGGCGGTACGGAGACCGTCGCGGCGCCCGGCCTCGACCACGACCGGGCCGCCCGGGCCTGA
- a CDS encoding DUF2264 domain-containing protein — translation MSVAPHLHLPPTDRVLSSRTGWTRAHWEATADRMLDALTPYATPGFAQYRLPGRGSWSGVVSDGLEGFARSFLLAACRIAGAGGAVDPALTERYAAGLAAGTDPSSGEAWPRLTDCSQQMVEAASVAVALHETRPWIWDRLDAGVQERVVDWFSGFVGGRTWDNNWRLFQVVSEQFLASVGAPYRASDIEEGLDRIEDWYVGDGWYTDGDGRNFDYYIGWAMHLYPLLWARIAGPGGDGGRAAAYRQRLGRFLEDYPYFFGADGSPVHQGRSLSYRFAALAPVWMGALAGCTPLAPGLTRRLASGTLRHFVERGVPDERGLLPLGWYDTFLPSTQPYSGPASPYWASKGFLGLLLPADHEVWTARELPLPVEESDTYTALPAPGWLLHGTRHDGIVRLVNHGSDHNPPAPGAADIEAGTDPDLGAGEDDPHYAKLAYTTATAPESAPHALARTIDGHLALLAPDGTPSRRRRIHPLRCEDRVAASWSAARLPGDDRAYRIATTSVLHGPWEVRVHRVEAPEGAVVREGGHAVAHTESPFASSGPDWALARTAEGLTSAVVALYGWDGGPDGAAVARDVESNAYGPHSAIPYLRSAPRPGGRSVHVSLVVLSRDRVRPEALRTAVRVRVDGDAVVLTFLDGRTVEA, via the coding sequence ATGTCCGTCGCCCCGCATCTGCACCTGCCGCCGACCGACCGGGTCCTGTCGTCACGCACCGGCTGGACCCGGGCGCACTGGGAGGCGACCGCCGACCGGATGCTGGACGCGCTGACGCCGTACGCGACCCCCGGGTTCGCGCAGTACCGGCTGCCGGGGCGCGGCAGCTGGTCGGGTGTCGTCTCCGACGGTCTGGAGGGGTTCGCCCGGTCGTTCCTGCTCGCCGCCTGCCGCATCGCGGGCGCGGGCGGGGCGGTCGACCCCGCCCTGACCGAGCGGTACGCCGCCGGGCTCGCGGCCGGGACCGACCCGTCGAGCGGGGAGGCGTGGCCGCGGCTGACGGACTGTTCCCAGCAGATGGTGGAGGCGGCGTCGGTCGCGGTCGCGCTGCACGAGACCCGGCCGTGGATCTGGGACCGGCTGGACGCCGGGGTGCAGGAGCGGGTCGTCGACTGGTTCTCCGGTTTCGTCGGCGGCCGCACCTGGGACAACAACTGGCGGCTCTTCCAGGTGGTGTCCGAGCAGTTCCTCGCCTCGGTCGGCGCTCCGTACCGTGCGTCCGACATCGAGGAGGGGCTGGACAGGATCGAGGACTGGTACGTCGGTGACGGCTGGTACACCGACGGGGACGGCCGCAACTTCGACTACTACATCGGCTGGGCCATGCACCTGTACCCGCTGCTGTGGGCGCGGATCGCCGGTCCCGGCGGCGACGGCGGCCGGGCCGCGGCCTACCGGCAGCGCCTCGGCCGGTTCCTGGAGGACTATCCGTACTTCTTCGGGGCCGACGGCTCCCCGGTCCACCAGGGCCGTTCCCTCTCCTACCGGTTCGCCGCGCTGGCCCCGGTCTGGATGGGCGCCCTGGCCGGCTGCACCCCGCTCGCCCCCGGCCTGACCCGCCGGCTCGCCTCGGGCACGCTGCGGCACTTCGTGGAGCGCGGGGTGCCGGACGAGCGGGGGCTGCTGCCCCTCGGCTGGTACGACACCTTCCTGCCGTCCACCCAGCCCTACTCAGGTCCGGCGTCACCGTACTGGGCGAGCAAGGGCTTCCTCGGGCTGCTGCTCCCCGCCGACCACGAGGTGTGGACCGCGCGGGAACTCCCGCTGCCCGTCGAGGAGTCGGACACCTACACCGCCCTCCCCGCGCCCGGCTGGCTGCTGCACGGCACCCGGCACGACGGCATCGTCCGGCTGGTCAACCACGGCAGCGACCACAACCCGCCTGCGCCCGGCGCGGCGGACATCGAGGCCGGCACCGATCCGGACCTGGGCGCGGGCGAGGACGATCCGCACTACGCGAAGCTCGCGTACACGACGGCCACGGCACCGGAGTCCGCCCCGCACGCCCTGGCCAGGACCATCGACGGGCACCTGGCGCTGCTCGCCCCGGACGGCACCCCGTCCCGGCGCCGCCGGATCCATCCGCTGCGCTGCGAGGACCGCGTCGCCGCCTCCTGGTCGGCCGCGCGGCTGCCCGGTGACGACCGTGCGTACCGGATCGCGACGACGAGTGTGCTGCACGGCCCTTGGGAGGTGCGGGTGCACCGGGTCGAGGCGCCCGAGGGTGCGGTGGTCCGGGAGGGCGGCCACGCGGTCGCGCACACGGAGAGCCCGTTCGCCTCGTCCGGACCCGACTGGGCGCTCGCGCGCACGGCCGAGGGGCTGACGAGCGCGGTGGTCGCGCTGTACGGATGGGACGGGGGCCCGGACGGGGCCGCCGTGGCGCGTGACGTCGAGTCCAACGCGTACGGTCCGCACTCGGCGATCCCGTATCTGCGCAGCGCTCCCCGGCCGGGCGGCCGCAGCGTGCATGTCTCGCTCGTCGTGCTCTCCCGCGACCGGGTCCGTCCCGAGGCGTTGCGCACGGCCGTGCGGGTGCGGGTGGACGGCGACGCGGTGGTGCTCACCTTCCTGGACGGGCGGACGGTCGAGGCCTGA
- a CDS encoding DUF742 domain-containing protein, producing MPATQDGPLLDDAAGRLIRPYTVSNGRTRPTTVLDLLSLVMATGAIPQTHLGPEHSVALGLCGGPTSVAEIAAHLRLPAVVTKVLLSDLVDCGAVTAHPPAFHDMPTDRSLLEAVLDGLRRQL from the coding sequence GTGCCGGCCACGCAGGACGGGCCGTTGCTCGACGATGCGGCAGGCCGCCTCATCCGCCCGTACACCGTGAGCAACGGGCGGACCCGTCCCACGACCGTGCTCGATCTGCTCTCCCTCGTGATGGCCACCGGGGCCATCCCGCAGACCCATCTCGGGCCCGAGCACTCGGTGGCGCTCGGGCTGTGCGGCGGCCCCACATCGGTGGCCGAGATCGCCGCGCATCTGCGGCTGCCCGCGGTCGTCACCAAGGTCCTGCTCTCGGATCTGGTCGACTGCGGCGCCGTGACCGCGCACCCGCCCGCCTTCCATGACATGCCCACCGACCGATCCCTGCTGGAGGCAGTGCTCGATGGCTTACGACGACAGCTCTGA
- a CDS encoding PPOX class F420-dependent oxidoreductase, with translation MTAFDAQQESLLRLLTEGNGGVLVTLRRDGRPQLSNVTHWYYPQEHIVRVSVTEGRAKTRNLLRDPRASYHVTSEDRWAWTVVDGRADLSPVAADPDDATVEELITLYRDAQGEHPDWDDFRAAMVRDRRIVLRLHVEHVYGQPRG, from the coding sequence ATGACGGCATTCGACGCACAGCAGGAGTCGCTGCTACGGCTGCTCACCGAGGGGAACGGCGGCGTACTGGTCACGCTCAGGCGGGACGGCAGACCTCAGTTGTCCAACGTCACCCACTGGTACTACCCGCAGGAGCACATCGTCCGCGTCTCGGTCACCGAAGGCAGGGCGAAGACCCGGAACCTCCTCCGGGACCCGAGGGCGAGCTACCACGTGACCAGCGAGGACCGCTGGGCCTGGACGGTCGTGGACGGCAGGGCCGACCTCAGCCCGGTGGCCGCCGACCCCGACGACGCGACCGTCGAGGAGCTGATCACGCTCTACCGCGACGCCCAGGGCGAGCACCCCGACTGGGACGACTTCCGCGCAGCCATGGTCAGGGACCGGCGAATCGTCCTGCGGCTCCACGTCGAGCACGTGTACGGGCAGCCGCGTGGCTGA
- a CDS encoding C39 family peptidase has product MRKRLVSTAIAVAAVGALLQPTLAQASAAPRVPSVSVLAGGSKAGTAVVSGHNRPGTRLQVDAGRTQSAHWLQIDYQVQETGYWCGPAATRIALSARMAPPSQGDLAWQLGTTEAGTDHIGQVTGVLNANLGGGWYETKEMPNDPPTQAQRDLLWYDIVFDIDRNYPLVTNIVAPPGNQPPGYPSDQTIYHYFTVFGYDEVDRTVLIADPASFSGNQIYWISFDQLATLIPPKGYSA; this is encoded by the coding sequence ATGCGCAAGAGACTTGTCTCCACCGCGATCGCCGTCGCCGCCGTCGGGGCCCTCCTCCAGCCGACCCTGGCCCAGGCATCGGCCGCACCCCGTGTCCCGTCCGTCTCCGTGCTCGCCGGCGGTTCGAAAGCCGGCACGGCCGTCGTCAGCGGGCACAACAGGCCCGGCACACGGCTGCAGGTCGACGCCGGACGCACGCAGAGCGCCCACTGGTTGCAGATCGACTACCAGGTCCAGGAGACCGGCTACTGGTGCGGTCCGGCCGCCACCCGCATCGCGCTCTCCGCCCGGATGGCCCCGCCCAGCCAGGGCGATCTGGCCTGGCAGCTCGGCACCACCGAGGCGGGCACCGACCACATCGGCCAGGTCACCGGCGTGCTCAACGCCAACCTCGGCGGGGGCTGGTACGAGACCAAGGAAATGCCGAACGACCCGCCCACCCAGGCCCAGCGGGACCTGCTCTGGTACGACATCGTCTTCGACATCGACCGCAACTACCCGCTGGTGACCAACATCGTGGCCCCGCCCGGCAACCAGCCCCCCGGCTATCCGTCGGACCAGACGATCTACCACTACTTCACCGTCTTCGGCTACGACGAGGTGGACCGCACCGTCCTCATCGCCGACCCCGCGTCCTTCAGCGGCAACCAGATCTACTGGATCTCGTTCGACCAGCTTGCCACGCTGATCCCGCCGAAGGGCTATTCGGCATGA
- a CDS encoding ATP/GTP-binding protein, whose protein sequence is MLVAGGFGVGKTTFVGAVSEIAPLSTEELLTQVSAATDSLEGIESKTSTTVAMDFGRITLDEQHVLYLFGTPGQERFWFMWDELSQGALGAVVIADTRRLEECFAAVDFFERRGIGFIVAVNEFDGAFRYGPDEVRAALDLAPEVPVVLCDARIASSGTGALVTLVQHLINATTEPAPLSGHGSYGARP, encoded by the coding sequence GTGCTGGTGGCGGGCGGCTTCGGGGTCGGCAAGACGACGTTCGTCGGTGCGGTCAGCGAGATCGCCCCGCTGAGCACGGAGGAACTGCTGACCCAGGTCAGCGCGGCGACCGACAGCCTGGAGGGCATCGAGTCCAAGACCTCCACCACGGTGGCGATGGACTTCGGCCGCATCACACTGGACGAGCAGCACGTGCTCTATCTGTTCGGCACCCCCGGACAGGAGCGCTTCTGGTTCATGTGGGACGAGCTCTCGCAGGGCGCGCTCGGCGCGGTGGTGATCGCGGACACCCGACGGCTGGAGGAGTGCTTCGCGGCCGTCGACTTCTTCGAGCGGCGCGGCATCGGGTTCATCGTCGCGGTCAACGAGTTCGACGGCGCCTTCCGCTACGGCCCCGACGAGGTGCGGGCGGCCCTGGACCTGGCGCCGGAGGTGCCGGTCGTCCTCTGCGACGCCCGTATCGCCAGCTCGGGCACCGGCGCGCTGGTCACCCTGGTCCAGCACCTCATCAACGCCACCACCGAACCGGCCCCGCTCTCCGGCCACGGAAGCTACGGAGCCCGTCCGTGA